A window of Amycolatopsis australiensis contains these coding sequences:
- a CDS encoding response regulator codes for MSQPILMTVDDDPAVSRSVARDLRRRYGKDYRVIRADSGPDALDALREIKLRGDAVAAILADYRMPQMDGIAFLEKAMDLFPHARRALLTAYADTDAAIQAINVVDVDHYLLKPWDPPEEKLYPVIDALVETWKAVGDRPVEEVKLIGHRYNSPSFQMRDFLARNAVPYRWFSVDDEEGRRILQAADATEADIPVVVTPDGTVLKQPGGSEIADAVGLSTRPAQEFYDLVVIGGGPAGLGAAVYGASEGLRTVLVEKKATGGQAGTSSRIENYLGFPDGVSGAQLTDRARRQAQKFGAEVLTARDVVGLEARGSSRVVTFGDGSEIAAHSVILASGVTYRALEAEGVEELTGRGVYYGSAATEAPECKGEHVYIVGGANSAGQAAVFFSRHASDVTILVRGASLEASMSHYLIEQIAGIGNIHVRTHTTVKQVHGSDHLERITLCENGVTETVESGHLFIFIGAAPRTDWLGEGLQRDDHGFVCTGPDLMANGQRPAGWPLDRDPYYLESSIPGVFVAGDVRSQSVKRVASAVGEGAMAVTLVHRYLEEQ; via the coding sequence GTGAGCCAGCCGATCCTGATGACCGTCGACGACGATCCCGCCGTGTCCCGCTCGGTCGCCCGCGACCTGCGTCGGCGCTACGGGAAGGACTACCGCGTCATCCGCGCCGACTCCGGCCCGGACGCCCTCGACGCCCTGCGCGAGATCAAGCTGCGGGGCGACGCCGTCGCGGCGATCCTCGCCGACTACCGGATGCCGCAGATGGACGGGATCGCCTTCCTCGAGAAGGCGATGGACCTGTTCCCGCACGCGCGCCGCGCTCTGCTGACCGCCTACGCCGACACCGACGCCGCGATCCAGGCGATCAACGTCGTCGACGTCGACCACTACCTGCTCAAGCCGTGGGACCCGCCGGAGGAGAAGCTCTACCCGGTGATCGACGCGCTGGTCGAGACCTGGAAGGCGGTCGGCGACCGGCCGGTCGAGGAGGTCAAGCTGATCGGCCACCGATACAACTCCCCGTCGTTCCAGATGCGCGACTTCCTCGCGCGCAACGCGGTGCCCTACCGCTGGTTCTCCGTCGACGACGAAGAGGGCCGCCGGATCCTGCAGGCCGCCGACGCGACTGAAGCGGACATCCCGGTGGTCGTCACCCCGGACGGCACCGTCCTCAAGCAGCCCGGCGGCAGCGAGATCGCCGACGCCGTCGGCCTGTCCACGCGCCCGGCGCAGGAGTTCTACGACCTCGTGGTGATCGGCGGCGGCCCGGCCGGCCTCGGCGCCGCGGTGTACGGCGCGTCCGAGGGGCTGCGCACGGTGCTCGTCGAGAAGAAGGCGACCGGTGGCCAGGCGGGGACGAGTTCGCGGATCGAGAACTACCTCGGCTTCCCCGACGGCGTCTCCGGCGCGCAGCTGACCGACCGCGCGCGCCGCCAGGCGCAGAAGTTCGGCGCCGAGGTGCTGACCGCCCGTGACGTCGTCGGCCTGGAAGCCCGCGGCTCGTCCCGGGTCGTCACCTTCGGCGACGGCAGCGAGATCGCCGCGCATTCGGTGATCCTGGCCAGCGGCGTCACCTACCGGGCGCTCGAGGCCGAGGGGGTCGAGGAGCTGACCGGCCGCGGCGTCTACTACGGCTCGGCGGCGACCGAGGCGCCCGAGTGCAAGGGCGAGCACGTCTACATCGTCGGCGGCGCCAACTCCGCCGGGCAGGCCGCGGTGTTCTTCTCCCGGCACGCCAGCGACGTCACGATCCTGGTGCGCGGCGCGTCGCTGGAAGCGTCCATGTCGCACTACCTGATCGAGCAGATCGCGGGCATCGGCAACATCCACGTCCGCACCCACACCACGGTCAAGCAGGTCCACGGCAGCGACCACCTCGAGCGGATCACGCTGTGCGAGAACGGCGTCACCGAAACGGTCGAATCCGGGCACCTGTTCATCTTCATCGGCGCCGCCCCGCGCACGGACTGGCTCGGCGAGGGCCTCCAGCGCGACGACCACGGCTTCGTCTGCACCGGCCCGGACCTGATGGCGAACGGGCAGCGGCCGGCGGGCTGGCCGCTCGACCGTGATCCGTACTACCTCGAGTCGTCGATCCCGGGCGTGTTCGTGGCCGGTGACGTGCGGTCCCAGTCGGTCAAGCGGGTGGCGTCCGCGGTCGGTGAGGGCGCGATGGCCGTGACGCTGGTACACCGGTACCTGGAGGAACAATGA
- a CDS encoding ribonuclease Z has product MSTRELVVLGTASQVPTRHRNQNGYLLRWDGEGILFDPGEGTQRQMLRAGVAATDVTRLCVTHFHGDHSLGLSGVIQRLSLDKVRHPVHAHFPASGAHYFERLRHATAFYETADLREHPIAEDGPIASGKFALEARRLSHPVEAFGYRLTEPDGRTMLPERLKERGIEGPDVGRLQGEGRLGDVTLEDVSTHRPGQRFAFVMDTRLCDNVYALAEHADLLVIEATFLAEDTQLARDFGHLTAQQAARVAAESRVRRLVLTHFSQRYADPARFLEEAKAEFDGDIVVAEDLERVQVPKRRSSPGGHPAP; this is encoded by the coding sequence GTGTCGACCCGCGAACTGGTGGTGCTGGGCACCGCGAGCCAGGTGCCCACGCGCCACCGCAACCAGAACGGCTACCTCCTGCGCTGGGACGGCGAAGGCATCCTCTTCGACCCCGGCGAGGGCACGCAGCGCCAGATGCTGCGCGCCGGCGTCGCGGCGACCGACGTCACCCGCCTGTGCGTCACGCACTTCCACGGCGACCACAGCCTCGGCCTGTCCGGCGTCATCCAGCGGCTTTCGCTGGACAAGGTGCGCCACCCCGTCCACGCGCACTTCCCGGCCTCCGGCGCGCACTACTTCGAGCGCCTGCGGCACGCGACGGCGTTCTACGAGACGGCTGACCTGCGCGAACACCCGATCGCCGAGGACGGCCCGATCGCGTCCGGCAAGTTCGCCCTCGAAGCCCGGCGCCTCAGCCACCCGGTCGAGGCGTTCGGCTACCGGCTGACCGAGCCGGACGGCCGCACGATGCTGCCCGAGCGGCTGAAGGAACGCGGCATCGAGGGCCCGGACGTCGGCCGGCTGCAGGGCGAGGGGCGTCTCGGCGACGTCACGCTCGAAGACGTCAGCACGCACCGGCCCGGTCAGCGCTTCGCGTTCGTGATGGACACCCGGTTGTGCGACAACGTGTACGCCCTCGCGGAACACGCCGACCTGCTCGTCATCGAGGCGACGTTCCTCGCCGAGGACACCCAGCTGGCCCGCGACTTCGGGCACCTGACGGCGCAACAGGCCGCGCGCGTCGCCGCGGAGTCCCGCGTCCGCCGGCTCGTGCTGACGCACTTCTCGCAGCGCTACGCCGACCCGGCGCGTTTTCTCGAGGAGGCCAAAGCCGAGTTCGACGGCGACATCGTGGTGGCCGAGGACCTGGAGCGGGTCCAGGTGCCGAAACGGCGGTCCTCCCCAGGCGGGCACCCCGCGCCGTAG
- a CDS encoding HdeD family acid-resistance protein, with protein sequence MTSFAAFSVVEPRRAWPIAAVRGVFAVLFGLFALIWPGATVLVLAILYGVYAIIDGIGGLVQAFRPGDAAHRAAYGILGALGIIAGILVLVWPGITVLLLALLVGLWAIVTGIAEIAAAVRLRKQIHGEAFLIAAGAISVLAGILIVINPIAGAFGIALLVGVYALIYGIMLLVLAFRLRKLGDTTPAA encoded by the coding sequence ATGACCTCCTTCGCAGCGTTCTCCGTCGTCGAACCCCGCCGCGCGTGGCCGATCGCCGCCGTCCGCGGCGTGTTCGCCGTGCTCTTCGGCCTCTTCGCGCTGATCTGGCCGGGCGCCACCGTGCTCGTCCTCGCGATCCTGTACGGCGTGTACGCGATCATCGACGGCATCGGCGGCCTGGTGCAGGCGTTCCGCCCGGGTGACGCCGCCCACCGCGCGGCGTACGGGATCCTCGGTGCGCTGGGCATCATCGCCGGCATCCTCGTGCTGGTCTGGCCGGGCATCACGGTGCTGCTGCTGGCCCTGCTCGTCGGCCTGTGGGCGATCGTCACGGGCATCGCCGAGATCGCCGCGGCGGTCCGGCTGCGCAAGCAGATCCACGGCGAGGCGTTCCTCATCGCGGCCGGCGCGATCTCGGTGCTCGCCGGCATCCTCATCGTGATCAACCCGATCGCGGGCGCGTTCGGCATCGCGCTGCTGGTCGGCGTCTACGCCCTGATCTACGGGATCATGCTGCTGGTGCTGGCGTTCCGGCTGCGCAAACTCGGGGACACCACCCCGGCCGCCTGA